In Synechococcus sp. Nb3U1, one DNA window encodes the following:
- a CDS encoding fatty acid desaturase family protein: protein MSVRATPVDRDLNPQRLIPVERLKQLNIRSNQAGLLQLAGHLAVMGVSGSLWLTQMGSHGWIALPALVIYGASLAMMFAALHECVHRTAFASPKLNDAVAWLAGLLSFYNSTFYRRYHKWHHRYTQIPGQDPELEDAKPQSWREYLIELSGITWWIGKVKGYFRMASGRLEGYPYIPESAREEVTRSVRLQLAVYGLGILASFLLRDPWIVWLWLLPLAVGQPILRFILLAEHTGCSQDEDPLANTRTTLTLWPIRFLMWNMPYHAEHHLYPSIPFHALAKAHEHLQPHLAHLEQGYLRVHQQVVGHFQV from the coding sequence ATGTCGGTCAGGGCAACTCCGGTTGATAGAGACCTCAATCCTCAGCGCTTGATCCCGGTCGAGCGCCTCAAGCAGCTCAATATCCGCTCCAACCAGGCCGGACTTTTGCAACTGGCGGGCCATCTGGCGGTGATGGGGGTGAGCGGCAGCCTGTGGTTGACTCAGATGGGATCCCATGGGTGGATTGCGCTGCCGGCACTGGTGATCTATGGGGCCAGTTTGGCGATGATGTTTGCCGCTCTGCATGAATGTGTACACCGCACCGCCTTTGCCAGTCCTAAGCTCAATGATGCCGTCGCTTGGTTGGCGGGCCTGCTGTCGTTTTACAACAGCACTTTTTATCGCCGCTATCACAAATGGCACCACCGCTACACCCAGATTCCAGGCCAGGATCCGGAGCTGGAGGATGCCAAACCCCAAAGCTGGCGGGAGTATCTGATCGAGCTGAGCGGCATCACTTGGTGGATCGGCAAAGTGAAGGGCTATTTCCGCATGGCCAGCGGGCGGTTAGAGGGCTACCCTTACATTCCCGAGTCCGCCCGGGAGGAGGTGACCCGTTCGGTGCGGCTGCAACTGGCGGTGTATGGCCTTGGGATCTTGGCTTCTTTTTTGTTGAGGGATCCTTGGATCGTTTGGTTGTGGCTGTTGCCCCTGGCGGTAGGGCAGCCGATTTTGCGCTTTATTTTGCTGGCAGAACACACAGGCTGTAGCCAGGATGAGGATCCCCTCGCCAATACCCGCACCACGCTTACCCTGTGGCCAATCCGATTTTTGATGTGGAATATGCCCTATCACGCTGAGCACCACCTCTACCCGTCGATTCCTTTTCACGCCCTAGCCAAGGCCCACGAGCATCTTCAGCCCCATCTCGCCCATTTGGAACAGGGGTATCTGCGGGTGCATCAACAGGTGGTGGGACACTTCCAGGTATGA